One Leptospira wolbachii serovar Codice str. CDC genomic region harbors:
- a CDS encoding ABC transporter ATP-binding protein, which translates to MKIYRKLWPYLAKYKYRLSLGVFLSIFVSIFNGASLTSLIPIFDSLGTGENYKFQIALTKKDQTLLTEHKKPDHLQGLTYWEWQFANLKQNTNEELADKKPDDLVYLFCLIILPIYFLKLICLAGTVYFVNSAGLLAVSDLRQALYKKLQVLPLNEFYREKTGVLMSRVINDVDIMGKVVSNDLKDAINDFFYIVTHLIILLVLSWKLFFLLFIVIPLIVGPVSTFADRIRRTTKNQQEQLSELNGDLQEVISGIRVIRAFSMEDKEADRFFKVNQNLSDKTFKTHFYHQIGPALTELSGSVVTMVFLGIGAYLLEDASFSKGMFIAFFLTLIFLMRPLKQMSILVNLIQASVIASDRVFEILGRDVDIKEPKVPNPLGQLSKAIEYKGVSYLYPNTDIYALKNINLTLPRGGTIAIVGSSGAGKSTLVDLLPRLIDPSEGGIFWDDVNAKDLSLDNLRKRIGVVSQNIFLFNGSVRENIAFGKPDASEEEIRRAAEDAFASEFIEAFEEGYDTIVGERGVMLSGGQRQRISIARTLLANPEVLILDEATSALDTESERLIQQAFVRLYENKTVIIIAHRLSTVKIADTIYYLENGEIVESGSHTDLLKNQNSKYKRLYDMQFSSST; encoded by the coding sequence GTGAAGATTTACCGAAAACTCTGGCCATACTTGGCAAAATACAAATACAGACTTAGCCTCGGTGTTTTCTTGTCTATATTTGTTTCCATTTTCAATGGGGCATCCCTCACGTCTCTCATTCCTATCTTTGATTCTTTGGGGACTGGTGAAAATTACAAGTTCCAAATTGCTCTGACAAAAAAAGACCAAACACTTCTTACCGAACACAAAAAACCTGACCACCTACAAGGACTGACTTATTGGGAATGGCAATTTGCTAACCTCAAACAAAATACAAACGAGGAACTAGCAGATAAAAAACCCGATGATTTGGTGTATCTGTTTTGTCTCATCATCCTTCCTATCTACTTTTTAAAACTCATCTGCCTGGCAGGTACTGTGTATTTTGTGAACTCGGCAGGTCTACTTGCTGTCAGTGATCTTAGGCAAGCCCTATATAAAAAACTCCAAGTGTTACCGTTAAACGAGTTCTATCGTGAAAAGACAGGCGTTCTTATGAGTCGTGTCATTAACGATGTCGATATTATGGGAAAAGTTGTCTCGAATGATCTAAAAGATGCCATTAATGATTTCTTTTATATTGTTACACATTTGATCATTTTACTCGTGTTAAGCTGGAAATTATTCTTTTTATTATTTATTGTGATTCCATTGATTGTGGGGCCTGTGAGTACATTTGCCGATCGAATCAGGCGAACCACCAAAAACCAACAAGAACAATTGTCGGAATTGAATGGAGACCTTCAGGAAGTGATTTCTGGAATTCGGGTTATACGTGCTTTTTCGATGGAAGACAAAGAAGCTGATCGTTTTTTTAAAGTAAATCAAAACCTCTCAGATAAAACATTCAAAACACATTTTTATCACCAAATAGGTCCCGCCTTAACCGAGTTATCTGGTTCCGTTGTGACTATGGTTTTTTTAGGGATAGGGGCTTATTTATTAGAAGATGCTAGCTTTTCTAAAGGGATGTTCATTGCTTTTTTTCTTACCTTAATTTTTCTTATGCGTCCCTTAAAGCAGATGAGTATTCTTGTGAACCTAATCCAAGCCTCTGTGATTGCAAGCGATCGTGTATTTGAAATTTTAGGTAGAGATGTGGATATTAAGGAACCAAAAGTCCCGAACCCACTTGGCCAATTATCAAAAGCAATTGAATACAAAGGTGTATCTTACTTATATCCTAATACAGATATTTATGCACTTAAAAATATCAATCTGACATTACCTCGCGGTGGAACTATCGCCATCGTTGGATCTTCTGGGGCAGGCAAATCTACGTTAGTTGATCTTTTGCCAAGACTGATTGACCCCAGCGAAGGTGGGATTTTTTGGGATGATGTGAATGCAAAAGATTTGAGTTTGGACAACTTGCGAAAAAGAATCGGTGTTGTTTCTCAAAATATTTTTCTATTTAATGGCTCTGTTCGAGAAAACATTGCTTTTGGGAAACCCGATGCCTCCGAAGAAGAAATTCGCCGTGCTGCTGAAGATGCCTTTGCATCCGAATTCATTGAAGCTTTTGAGGAAGGTTATGATACCATCGTTGGTGAACGTGGAGTCATGTTGTCCGGCGGGCAAAGGCAAAGAATCTCCATTGCTCGGACACTGCTCGCCAATCCAGAAGTATTGATTTTGGATGAAGCCACATCTGCTTTGGATACAGAGTCCGAACGGCTCATCCAACAAGCGTTTGTTCGGTTGTATGAAAACAAAACTGTAATCATCATTGCTCACCGTTTATCCACAGTAAAAATTGCTGATACAATTTATTATTTAGAAAATGGCGAAATCGTTGAAAGTGGAAGTCACACAGATTTATTAAAAAATCAAAATTCCAAATACAAACGTTTGTATGATATGCAGTTTTCTAGTTCTACTTAA
- a CDS encoding ABC transporter substrate-binding protein: MRTLSLIFFLLSLTFCRKESPDFDLKMALPSDPAHLDPLYITDLSGQKLAKFLHQGLFISNGQGFHSPWILSYKKIPHPKNELWRFQLDSSAPSVHDIEYSLSRLLLETYPRKGDYQFLLGVRSLSETQLELEFKQGTRETEWKEKLSLPFASIIGKEEWKQNVLKPYGKYSLVSWKKNEYIDLNFQREADPNYPKKIRFLILPQSSTSLFLYRKHQLDAFKLTDFLLSLPEANSEFTLTKKGRSVQYVAINQNNPCFDKHFRNALNLSIPRDLIIRKLLENHADLTYGPIPLNYMEKMTKGKNGDGKLYNKELAIEELKHSTCYPKILITSLEFRMRGDDENQTKGRAIKQALEEIGLTIKLRPMEKAPLYKENGEGKGDLTLLTWYSDFDSVWNFLDPLFHPEKVGNGGNRSFYRNTEVGKILNKPFKNDQDALQVIEKVREDKPWIFLWSIQENYLVSKDFLRYNALADFL, from the coding sequence ATGAGAACCTTATCCCTTATTTTCTTTCTCTTGTCCCTCACTTTTTGCCGGAAGGAAAGTCCCGATTTTGACTTAAAAATGGCCCTTCCCTCGGATCCTGCCCATTTGGATCCCCTCTACATTACTGATTTGTCTGGCCAGAAATTGGCTAAATTTCTTCACCAAGGTCTCTTTATTTCAAATGGACAAGGGTTCCATTCTCCTTGGATCCTCTCTTACAAAAAAATCCCCCATCCGAAAAACGAACTTTGGCGGTTCCAGCTGGATTCCTCGGCCCCGTCGGTTCATGATATAGAATATAGTTTATCCCGTTTGCTCTTAGAGACTTATCCCAGAAAGGGAGATTACCAGTTTTTACTTGGAGTTCGGTCCCTATCCGAAACTCAATTAGAATTAGAATTCAAACAAGGCACGAGGGAAACGGAATGGAAAGAGAAACTCAGTTTACCTTTTGCATCCATCATCGGAAAAGAAGAATGGAAACAGAATGTCTTAAAGCCTTATGGAAAGTACAGTCTAGTCTCTTGGAAAAAAAATGAATACATCGACTTGAACTTCCAGAGGGAAGCAGATCCAAATTATCCAAAAAAAATTCGGTTTCTCATTTTACCTCAATCTTCGACCTCTTTATTTTTATACCGCAAACACCAGTTAGATGCTTTTAAGTTAACAGACTTCCTTCTTTCTCTGCCGGAAGCAAATTCAGAATTCACCCTCACTAAAAAAGGAAGGTCGGTTCAATATGTGGCAATCAACCAAAACAATCCTTGTTTCGACAAACACTTTCGAAATGCACTCAACCTATCGATCCCGCGTGATTTGATCATTCGTAAATTACTAGAAAATCATGCAGACCTTACCTACGGACCTATTCCTTTGAACTATATGGAAAAAATGACAAAAGGAAAAAATGGGGATGGGAAATTATACAATAAAGAATTAGCGATAGAAGAATTGAAACATTCTACTTGTTACCCGAAAATCTTAATCACAAGTTTAGAATTTCGGATGCGAGGTGATGATGAAAACCAAACCAAGGGACGAGCCATCAAACAAGCATTAGAAGAAATTGGACTTACTATTAAACTTCGGCCAATGGAAAAAGCTCCTTTATATAAAGAGAACGGAGAAGGAAAAGGAGATCTTACACTTCTCACTTGGTATTCTGATTTTGATTCTGTTTGGAATTTTTTAGACCCACTCTTTCATCCAGAGAAAGTCGGCAACGGGGGAAATCGTTCTTTCTATAGAAACACTGAGGTGGGAAAAATTTTAAATAAACCTTTTAAAAACGATCAAGATGCCCTTCAAGTCATTGAAAAAGTCAGAGAAGATAAACCCTGGATTTTTCTTTGGTCCATCCAGGAGAATTATTTAGTCTCTAAGGATTTTCTTCGTTATAACGCGCTCGCCGATTTTCTATAA